In a genomic window of Scyliorhinus torazame isolate Kashiwa2021f chromosome 5, sScyTor2.1, whole genome shotgun sequence:
- the LOC140421553 gene encoding uncharacterized protein, with translation MEKLWKCGDCGKGYRVPSELEIHRRSHTGERPFTCSQCGKGFTQLISLQTHQRVHTGERPFTCSQCGKGFTQLSSLQTHQRVHTGEKPFTCSRCGKRFIDSSTLRRHQRVHTGERPFTCSQCGKGFCDLSSLPRHQRVHTGEKPFTCSLCGKGSTQSNLERQEETQNMEKPWKCGECGKGYRFPSELEIHRRSHTGERPFTCSQCGKGFTQLSSLQIHQRVHTGERPFTCSQCGNGFTQLSSLQAHQRVHTGEKPFTCSQCGKRFIDSSNLQRHERIHTGERPFTCSQCGKGFRDLSNLRIHQRVHTGERPFICSQCGEGFTQSSSLQTHQRVHTGEKPFTCSQCGQRFRASSSLRSHLRVHTGEKLFTCFQCGNGFSDLSSLQTHQRVHTGERPFSCS, from the coding sequence atggagaaactgtggaaatgtggggactgtggaaagggatacagagtcccatctgagctggagattcatcgacgcagtcacactggggagaggccgttcacctgctcccagtgtgggaagggattcactcagttaatcagcctgcagacacaccagcgagttcacacaggggagaggccgttcacctgctctcagtgtgggaagggattcactcagttatccagcctgcagacacaccagcgagttcacactggggagaagccattcacctgctctcggtgtggaaagagattcattgattcatccaccctgcggagacaccagcgggttcacactggggagaggccattcacctgctctcagtgtgggaagggattctgtgatttGTCCAGTCTgccgagacatcagcgagttcacactggggagaagccattcacctgctccctctgtggaaagggatccacacagtccaatctggagagacaagaggagacccaaaatatggagaaaccgtggaaatgtggggaatgtgggaagggatacagattcccatcggagcttgagattcatcgacgcagtcacactggggagaggccattcacctgctctcagtgtgggaagggatttactcagttatccagcctgcagatacaccagcgagttcacactggggagaggccattcacctgctctcagtgtgggaacggattcactcagttatccagcctgcaggctcaccagcgagttcacactggggagaagccattcacctgctctcagtgtgggaagagattcattgattcatccaacctgcagagacacgagcgaattcacactggggagagaccgttcacctgctctcagtgtgggaagggattccgtgatttatccaacctgcggatccatcagcgagttcacactggtgagcgcccgttcatctgctctcagtgtggggagggattcactcagtcatccagcctgcagacacaccagcgagttcacactggggagaagccattcacctgctctcagtgtgggcagagattccgAGCTTCATCCAGCCTGCGGAGCCatctgcgagttcacactggggagaagctgttcacctgctttcagtgtgggaacggattcagtgatttatccagtctccagacacaccagcgagttcacactggggagaggccattctcctgctcttag